aggaccagaaaatataacaaatagactagaagtcttcctgaaatctttagtagcttcaatataatatttcaaagctctcaccacatccaaagaatgtaaggatctttccaaagaattcttaggattaggacacaaggaagggacaacaatttctctactaatgttgttagaattcacaactttaggaaaaaatttaaatgaagtccgcaaaaccgccttatcctgatgaaaatcagaagaggagattcacaagaaagagcagatagctcagaaactcttctagcagaagagatggccaaaaggaacaacactttccaagaaagtagttaaatgtccaaagaatgcataggctcaatatggaggagcctgtaaagccctccaaacaaaattaagactccaaggaggagagattgatttaatgacaggcttaaatacgaactaaagtctgtacaaaacagagaatatcaggaagtttagctatttttctgtgaataaaacagaaagagcagagatttgtcccttcaaggaacttgcagacaaaaccttatccaaaccatcctgaagaaactaaaattcttgcaactctaaaagaatgccaagagaatttatgagaacaccatgaaatgtaagtcttccaaactcgataataaatctttcaagagatAGATTTactagcttgtaacatagtattaatcactgagtcagagaaaccactatgacttagcactaagcgatcaatttccataccttcaaattcaatgattgaaaatctgatggaaaagcggaccttgagacagtaggtccggccttaacagaagtggccaaggttggcagctggacatccgaacaagacctgcataccaaaacctgtgaagccatgctggagccaccagcaacacaaacgatcaGATCCAtctgtagaagaccccatatctgaacagtctgagaaaacacatctggatggaggaaccactccccaggatgtaaagtctgacggctgagataatccgcctcccaatgtctatacctgggatatgcaccacagaaattagacaggaactggattccacccaagcaagtatctgagatacttcttcatagcttgtggactgtgagtcccaccctgctgattgacaaatgccactgtatgtgatattgtctgtttgaaaataaatgaacagttctctcttcaacagaggccaaaactgaagagctctgagaattgcacggagttctaaaatattgattggtaatctcgcctcttgagatttgcaaaccccttgtgctgtcagagatccccaaacagctccccaacctgaaagccttggatctgtagagatcatagtccaggatagccgaacaaagaagccccctgaactaaacgctagtgatttaccaccacgtcagagagtgtcaaacattgggatttaaggatattacttgtgatatctttgtataatccctgcaccatggattcagcaaacaaagctggagaggtctcatgtgagaatgagcaaagggaatcgcgtccaatgctgcagtcatgagacctaaactttccatgcacataaccactgaagggaatgactgagactgaaggtgccgacaggctgcaaccactttcatacgtcttttgtctgttagagacagagtcatggacactgaatctatctggaaacctaaaaaggtgactgacccttgtctgaggaatcaagaaaaaatttgtaaaaattgatcaaccatgttttcgaagaaacaacactagttgattagtgtgagattctgcagaacggaaagacttagctagtaccaagatatcgtccaaataaggaaacaccacaataccctgctctctgatttccataaagcagggcaccaagaacctttaaaaaaagattctttgagcggttgctagtccaaatggaaaagcaacaaattggtaacgcttgtctagaaaagagaatctcaggaactgataatgatctgaattaatcggaatatgaaggtatacatcctgcaatccattgtggacctaaaatgtccttgctgaataaaaggcagaacagaccttaaagtcaccatttgaaaaatcggtactcttacataatgattcaaaattttcagatccagaattgctcttaatgaaatttccttctttgcgacaatgaatagttttgaataaaaccccagaccttgtccctgaaaaggaactggcatgtgaaactccaggtctgaaacacacttcaggaaagcctgagttttaactggatttgctgggacgcgTGAGAGACCATGCCACTTTTAATAAAATCGTTGCATCAagttatattgaaataaaaaagaaaagaaaatagcacagtataaaagaaaatgacactgtgTGCTCTCAGGTAAAGGAGTAACCTCCTGTGTGTCACAATTAAGTAAATATTTCTTCGGAGGGTAAAAACTGTAATTCGCTATAAATTTTATGGTAAGTGAACCCGCAGCGGGCTCAGAGGTAACGGAGGGAGACAgcactattattatatatatatttgttgcctGTATTCAAATAGTAGACAAGTATCAGTCTCCACACTCCCCTTAACCGCCGACTTAGGTACACATTACCACCAATGTAGGTGCCCACAGTGGGCCAACAAATTACCAAATTAATAAAAAGTTTCCCCAATTAAGTTTAACCTGTTttctatatttaaagactgaaaaagatgtgaaaaaaaataatatttttattacaattttaataaacaaggatgTAAATAAAACagtgcaaagttgttgttttttatagtaaatataaTTGTGGATCGATAATTGTATTaggtaacaaaatatattaaaaaaaaatacatgccttTTTGATGTTAACGTAGGGGCTCACTCTGCACACCTATACACCTGATCAATTTAAAATACAGCTAACGAAATACTGTCACCTCAGTAATCAGCTGACTTTAATGCACTCAGCAGTATCTACATTTCAAAGAAGTGTTCATCAACATATAAATAAGGtcctttgtgtatatttgtgtaactttgatctgcacataggggcccCCCTTATGAACCTCTACTCAAATAGAGGTTCCAACCTATACAGAGACTCTGGATCTCCCAGAGATGGCAAACACATTGGGCGTTTTTTGTAATCGCTTAAGGTGTAGAGGGGGCTTCAAACAGCTGCAAACATTTGCCCCCAGAGAATGACATATAGTCATTATCAGCACTCTATACATTATGGGGACGTGTCACCATCTGCATGTAAGAGGATAAGCTCTGATTTTTCttaatatgaattttctgatgagtaataagatttgatttctgattaaaacatttcccacattcagaacacgaaAATTCTTTCTCCactgtgtgaattttctgatgcctaaaaagatgtgatttctgagtaaaacatttcccacattcagaacacgaaAATGCTTTCTTTGCtgcatgaattttctgatgagtaataagagatgatttcagagtaaaacatttcccacattcagaacatgaaaatactGTCTCTCCTGTATGAACTTTCTGATGTGTAATATAatctgatttccgagtaaaacttttcccacagtcagaacacgaaattgctttctctcctgtatgaattttctgatgtctatcAAGttgtgatttctgagtaaaacatttcccacatacagaacatgaaaatggtttaTCACCTGTATGAATTTTCAAATGTCTACTAAGTTCCCATTTGTGAGTAAagcattttccacattcagaacatacattTCCCATGTGGCTTCTTTGATTCTGAAAAAGACTGAAAGAAGCAACAGCACTCTGACCATAACTAGGATTACTGCAGTTTGTGaggttacctgtaaaaaaaaacacaaaggagtaatgttatttattaatgacaattaTTTTATCTTGAGAACATTTTTACAGTTCAGAATTAGTGTCCACTACAAGGGTATAGGACAGGTTATGACCCCTACAGCTTTCTCAGGTGTAAGatttaaagagccataatagtccaaaaatgacatgctctaatctgttacagcATGTCATTATATGACTATCAACCTTGCTCTATTGTGTGttttacaagccccactggcgttctgagcagttgcagtattttGCTGGTGTATGAGAATagctaactatgcttcacatgcacatgcagagaaaaatgttaacaaaaaaaagttttactagaaacattttggcaaatacatgtatattgtaaatatgttacaATTGAAAAAAGTAATGCatcaatgtgcatttcaattttgaccggaatgtcccttaaaATTGCTGAACgatgaatgtttaaaaaaaaaaacacaaaggctGCTGTTTTTATAAATGTAACTTTTATCATATACACTTGCTTGCTTTTGAATTTGGCTATTCTGTTTCCTCCTTGTGGGACCAATATGAACTGTTTTCTGGAGGACAGTAAGCTGTGCGGCTGAGAAGTTGCAGCACGCCTGTATAGCACATAATAGTGCTGCACGTATGTAAGTGTGTCATATTATAACCTTGTGCAACTGAatcagactgtactaggccatgtggttTTATGTCCTATTATAGGGATCCTTCACATTCTTTTGGCTCCAATCCACAGTGGACCAGATTCTATGTCACTCAGTTAGCTGGACTAGTGAAAGGCTCCAGCCTGCCTTTAAATGCCTATTAAGGTGTTTGAATATGTGAGTAGTATTTTGCTTTTCACTTATTTCCTTCCAGGACTGTACTAGGTCATTAGGCGCCTTTGTGTTTTTTTCTTGATACCCTACAGATATATCTTGTGTAGAGACTGACCATCTCTGGACAAAGAGCATCCAGGCCAGACAGCACATTGGAGGACTACCAACTTTTTATATTTCTAATTTATTTGGGATTGGATAGCGCCCCCTGGTGTCTTTATGTGTTTCTATCTTATAtagcctccattttttttttttacccagcaattttaagcaactttccaatttacttgtattatcaaatttgcttagttcacaTAGCACACttttgttaaatagtaatcctaggtgagctcagaagctTGTAAGTATCCTTAGACAtccggcagcagtgtttgcaacaatctttatagcaatgttatacacagtTGCAAACTCTGTTGCCacagagtgtctgtagcattctgacagcagtgtctgtaactatgtataacattgctataaacattgctgcaaacactgctgccaggtgaatgaataccaagagaactaagcaaaattgctgatcaaattaaattgaaatgttgcttaaaattgtatgagctataaaatccatttaagtttaatttgactttgtagtccctttaagagatttcatAAACTtcatacaaaataatttatttctttaaagggacatgaaacctaattttttctttcatgattcagatagagcattcaataagCAACTTTCCATAtacatttattatctaatttgcttcattctctttgtatcctttgttgaagaagcagcaatgcacaactaggagctagttaaatgcactgggtgagccaataatgaggcatttatgtgcagtcaccaatcagcagctcctgagtctacctaggtatccttttcaacaaagaagagcaaaaaattagataatgtaagtaaatgataaagttgtttaaaatcacatgctctgtctaaataatgaaagaaaaaatgtgggttgtatTTCTGTTTGATAAACAAAATATCACTGCTGAGCCAAATCATCCCCCTGTGCTGCAGCATTACATCTCGACTAGACTTTCAGTccaacttaaagggaaactaaacccaattgttttctttaataattcagatagagcatgcaattttaagcaactttctaaattgctCCTAGTaacaatatttatttgttctcttgctatctttatttaaaaagcagaaatgtaaagcttaagagcctgcccatttttgcttcagaacctgggttatgcgtgCTTATTGGTTTGCgaaatgtagccacaaataagcaagcgctatccagggtgctgaacctaaaatggacaggctcctaagctttaaattcctgctttttaaataaagatagcaagagaacaaagaaaaattgatagtaggagtaaattagaaagttgtttaaaattgccttctctatctgaatcgtgaaagaaaaaattgggtttagtgtccctttaaagtgaagtaaAAAttaagactataagaatgttgcaataaaaaaatatattagtttgcaagtaaaaccacatcatTTTTtttcaagtgtatatatattttataataaaagatttataatcctaattggtattgtctgttactccgcccccttcatttcctcttttggctggactgtgatgtatagagcactcCCACCCACCCTGTACATAGGCTTttaaggggctggacttcaagattgtcaaatgacacatgttgattggatgttcactggatttgtcattaaaaaagaaaaaaaaagttcattcatgtgggccggcataacattgtaaaagAAGCATTATTAaatgaactaatttaaccctttcacagatggattaaaaacaaaaaaagtacacatatactttatttaatggcaaagattacatttatggcatttgattgtttaaagtttaccatcactttaaattatatCACAATCACCTACAAATAAcaggtatttatttatgtgttttattaggCTTTAAAAACTTATCACAATAACAACCTGTATCTGTATCTctaagacacatcacacacgtgcactcacctgtactgatattgtcactgaATTTCTGCTTCCCAGCTTCCAGTGAACAATTTAGATACGGACTTAAATCAGCATTAAGTACGACCTCAGTCATAACATCACCTGTATAGGTCATGTAAATATGGTCACATTTTAGCACTGCACAGGGAAATTCTAAAATATGAATGTCACACGTCTACCCTCATCTGTGCCCTGCTCCCCCAAACACGtgtcacatgtacactcacctgtgcccttcatccctcacacacatcacacatgtacactcacctgtgccctgtatccctcagacacatcacacacgtacactcacctgtgccctgtatccctcagacacatcacacacgcacactcacctgtgccctgtatccctcagacacatcacacatgtacactcacctgtgccctgtatccctcagacacatctcacacgtacactcacctgtaccctgtatcacttaggcacatcacatacgtacattcacttgtgccctgtatccctcagacacatcacacacacgtacactcacctgtgccctgtatccctcagacacatcacacatgtacactcacctgtgcgctgtatccctcagacacatcacacatgtacactcacctgtgaactgtatccctcagacacatcacacacgtacactcacctgtaccctgtatccctcaggcacatcacacatgtacactcacctgtgccctgaatccctcagacacatcacacatgtacactcacctgtaccctgtatccctcaggcacatcacacacgtacactcacctgtaccctgtatccctcaggcacatcacacatgtacactcacctgtgccctgtatccctcagacacatcacacacatacactcacctgtgccctgtatccctcaggcacatcacacacgtacactcacctgtgccctgtatccctcagacacatcacacacatacactcacctgtgccctgtatccctcagacacatcacacacgtacactcacctgtaccctgtatccctcagacacatcacacacctacactcacctgtgccctgtatccctcagacacatcacacatgtacactcacctgtgccctgtatccctcagacacatcacatatgtacactcacctgtgccctgtatccctcagacacatcacacacgtacactcacctgtgccctgtatccctcagacacatcacacacgtacactcacctgtgccctgtatccctcagacacatcacacacgtacactcacctgtaccctgtatcactcaggcacatcacatacgtacattcacttgtgccctgtatccctcagacacatcacacacacgtacactcacctgtgccctgtatccctcagacacatcacacacacgtacactcacctgtgccctgtatccctcagacacatcacacacgtacactcacctgtgccctgtatccctcagacacatcacacacgtacactcacctgtgccctgtatccctcagacacatcacacacgtacactcacctgtaccctgtatccctcagacacatcacacacctacactcacctgtgccctgtatc
This genomic stretch from Bombina bombina isolate aBomBom1 chromosome 4, aBomBom1.pri, whole genome shotgun sequence harbors:
- the LOC128657196 gene encoding oocyte zinc finger protein XlCOF6.1 translates to MSDKTQNQTSELPDAHGDCTDVKPSDSSAVVHGEEPYVCDKVKTEQEEVPINTAIGCTDVTPTDGSAVEHRGEPYMCDQVKTEEDKVPINTATDADTADIVKVEITEDLYPSDQVKTEEVELLINTYTDEDNADIVKVEVTEDLLVMRQLGAPDEESNDSISPCDVMTEVVLNADLSPYLNCSLEAGKQKFSDNISTGNLTNCSNPSYGQSAVASFSLFQNQRSHMGNVCSECGKCFTHKWELSRHLKIHTGDKPFSCSVCGKCFTQKSQLDRHQKIHTGEKAISCSDCGKSFTRKSDYITHQKVHTGETVFSCSECGKCFTLKSSLITHQKIHAAKKAFSCSECGKCFTQKSHLFRHQKIHTVEKEFSCSECGKCFNQKSNLITHQKIHIKKNQSLSSYMQMVTRPHNV